A single window of Agelaius phoeniceus isolate bAgePho1 chromosome 16, bAgePho1.hap1, whole genome shotgun sequence DNA harbors:
- the NPRL3 gene encoding GATOR1 complex protein NPRL3 isoform X9: MAQRLLVLPQANADPSVISCLHNLSRRIAIVLQHEERRCQYLTREAKLILAIQDEVSAMAETTEGPQSPFHHILPKCKLARDLKETYDSLCTTGVVRLHINNWLEVSFCLPHKIHYVATNFIPPEAIERSLKSIRPYHALLLLNDEKSLLNELPLDCSPALVRVIKTTSAVKNLQQLAQDADLALLQVFQLAAHLVYWGKAIIIYPLCENNVYMLSPNASVCLYSPLADAFSCQFRGHNLPSMLAKFSLPVSLAEFKNPLAPPMQETQLIQMVIWMLQHRLLIQLHTYVCLMVPPQEEELRAQDEDVPFTARVGGRSLSTPNALSFGSPTSSDDMTLTSPSMDNSSAELIPGGDSPLNKRMTENLLASLLEHEREAILNVPAAQNPEDLRMFARLLHYFRGRHHLEEIMYNENMRRSQLLMLFDKFRSVLVVTSHEDPVISVFQSLLK; this comes from the exons ATGGCTCAGAGGCTGCTGGTGCTCCCGCAGGCCAACGCGGACCCGTCGGTGATCAGCTGCCTGCACAACCTGTCGCGCAGGATCGCCATCGTCCTGCAGCACGAGGAGCGCCGCTGCCAGTACCTGACCCGCGAGGCCAAGCTCATCCTGGCCATCCAGGACGAGGTGTCTGCCATGGCAGAGA CCACAGAAGGGCCCCAGTCACCTTTTCATCACATCCTACCCAAGTGCAAACTGGCCAGAGATCTCAAAGAGACATATGACAG TCTCTGCACAACAGGGGTGGTTCGTTTACACATCAACAACTGGCTGGAAGTGAGTTTCTGCCTTCCTCACAAAATCCACTATGTTGCCACCAACTTCATACCCCCAGAAGCAATTGAGAGAAGTCTGAAATCCATCAG GCCTTACCATGCCTTATTACTTTTAAATGATGAGAAGTCATTGCTTAATGAGCTCCCGTTGGACTGCTCTCCTGCCCTGGTGAGAGTAATTAAAACTACCTCTGCTGTGAAGAATTTGCAGCAACTGGCTCAAGATGCTGACTTGGCATTGCTGCAG GTTTTCCAGCTTGCAGCACATCTTGTTTACTGGGGCAAAGCAATTATTATTTATCCTCTTTGTGAAAACAATGTCTACATGCTTTCTCCAAATGCCAGTGTCTGCCT GTACTCTCCCCTGGCAGATGCCTTCTCCTGTCAGTTCCGGGGTCACAACCTGCCCTCCATGCTGGCCAAGTTCTCCCTCCCGGTGTCCCTGGCCGAGTTCAAGAACCCGCTGGCACCACCCATGCAAGAG ACCCAGCTGATCCAGATGGTGATCTGGATGCTGCAGCACCGGCTCCTGATCCAGCTGCACACCTACGTGTGCCTGATGGTGCCCCCGCAGGAGGAGGAGCTCCGAGCCCAGGACGAGGACGTGCCCTTCACTGCCAGGGTTGGGGGACGGAGTTTGAGCACCCCCAATGCTCTCAGCTTTGGCTCCCCAA CCAGCAGTGATGACATGACTCTGACAAGCCCTAGCATGGATAACTCCAGTGCTGAGCTGATACCTGGTGGGGACTCACCCCTAAATAAGAGGATGACAGAGAATCTCCTGGCAAGCCTGTTGGAGCACGAGAGGGAAGCCATCCTGAATGTCCCAGCTGCCCAAAATCCAGAGGATCTCCGCATGTTTGCAAG gctgctgcaCTACTTCCGAGGGCGGCACCACTTGGAGGAGATCATGTACAACGAGAACATGCGGCGCTCGCAGCTGCTGATGCTGTTCGACAAGTTCCGCAGCGTGCTGGTGGTCACCAGCCACGAGGACCCCGTCATCTCCGTCTTCCAGTCGCTCCTCAAGTGA
- the NPRL3 gene encoding GATOR1 complex protein NPRL3 isoform X10, translated as MLFREVLLVPSCFSRASDHWEQVLVLCSILRAFPCILPQPSSLSLCRDVIFRATEGPQSPFHHILPKCKLARDLKETYDSLCTTGVVRLHINNWLEVSFCLPHKIHYVATNFIPPEAIERSLKSIRPYHALLLLNDEKSLLNELPLDCSPALVRVIKTTSAVKNLQQLAQDADLALLQVFQLAAHLVYWGKAIIIYPLCENNVYMLSPNASVCLYSPLADAFSCQFRGHNLPSMLAKFSLPVSLAEFKNPLAPPMQETQLIQMVIWMLQHRLLIQLHTYVCLMVPPQEEELRAQDEDVPFTARVGGRSLSTPNALSFGSPTSSDDMTLTSPSMDNSSAELIPGGDSPLNKRMTENLLASLLEHEREAILNVPAAQNPEDLRMFARLLHYFRGRHHLEEIMYNENMRRSQLLMLFDKFRSVLVVTSHEDPVISVFQSLLK; from the exons ATGCTCTTCAGAGAGGTGCTGCTTGTGCCTTCTTGCTTCTCTCGTGCCTCGGATCACTGGGAACAAGTTTTGGTGCTCTGTAGCATTCTGAGagcttttccctgcattttgcCTCAGCCAAGTTCACTATCCCTATGCAGAGATGTGATTTTTAGAG CCACAGAAGGGCCCCAGTCACCTTTTCATCACATCCTACCCAAGTGCAAACTGGCCAGAGATCTCAAAGAGACATATGACAG TCTCTGCACAACAGGGGTGGTTCGTTTACACATCAACAACTGGCTGGAAGTGAGTTTCTGCCTTCCTCACAAAATCCACTATGTTGCCACCAACTTCATACCCCCAGAAGCAATTGAGAGAAGTCTGAAATCCATCAG GCCTTACCATGCCTTATTACTTTTAAATGATGAGAAGTCATTGCTTAATGAGCTCCCGTTGGACTGCTCTCCTGCCCTGGTGAGAGTAATTAAAACTACCTCTGCTGTGAAGAATTTGCAGCAACTGGCTCAAGATGCTGACTTGGCATTGCTGCAG GTTTTCCAGCTTGCAGCACATCTTGTTTACTGGGGCAAAGCAATTATTATTTATCCTCTTTGTGAAAACAATGTCTACATGCTTTCTCCAAATGCCAGTGTCTGCCT GTACTCTCCCCTGGCAGATGCCTTCTCCTGTCAGTTCCGGGGTCACAACCTGCCCTCCATGCTGGCCAAGTTCTCCCTCCCGGTGTCCCTGGCCGAGTTCAAGAACCCGCTGGCACCACCCATGCAAGAG ACCCAGCTGATCCAGATGGTGATCTGGATGCTGCAGCACCGGCTCCTGATCCAGCTGCACACCTACGTGTGCCTGATGGTGCCCCCGCAGGAGGAGGAGCTCCGAGCCCAGGACGAGGACGTGCCCTTCACTGCCAGGGTTGGGGGACGGAGTTTGAGCACCCCCAATGCTCTCAGCTTTGGCTCCCCAA CCAGCAGTGATGACATGACTCTGACAAGCCCTAGCATGGATAACTCCAGTGCTGAGCTGATACCTGGTGGGGACTCACCCCTAAATAAGAGGATGACAGAGAATCTCCTGGCAAGCCTGTTGGAGCACGAGAGGGAAGCCATCCTGAATGTCCCAGCTGCCCAAAATCCAGAGGATCTCCGCATGTTTGCAAG gctgctgcaCTACTTCCGAGGGCGGCACCACTTGGAGGAGATCATGTACAACGAGAACATGCGGCGCTCGCAGCTGCTGATGCTGTTCGACAAGTTCCGCAGCGTGCTGGTGGTCACCAGCCACGAGGACCCCGTCATCTCCGTCTTCCAGTCGCTCCTCAAGTGA
- the NPRL3 gene encoding GATOR1 complex protein NPRL3 isoform X7, which produces MNVIYQMRKPRFSDVILATILATKSDMCGKKFELKIDNVRFVGHPTLLQHALGQVSKTDPSPKREMPTMILFNVVFALRRLLVLPQANADPSVISCLHNLSRRIAIVLQHEERRCQYLTREAKLILAIQDEVSAMAETTEGPQSPFHHILPKCKLARDLKETYDSLCTTGVVRLHINNWLEVSFCLPHKIHYVATNFIPPEAIERSLKSIRPYHALLLLNDEKSLLNELPLDCSPALVRVIKTTSAVKNLQQLAQDADLALLQVFQLAAHLVYWGKAIIIYPLCENNVYMLSPNASVCLYSPLADAFSCQFRGHNLPSMLAKFSLPVSLAEFKNPLAPPMQETQLIQMVIWMLQHRLLIQLHTYVCLMVPPQEEELRAQDEDVPFTARVGGRSLSTPNALSFGSPTSSDDMTLTSPSMDNSSAELIPGGDSPLNKRMTENLLASLLEHEREAILNVPAAQNPEDLRMFARLLHYFRGRHHLEEIMYNENMRRSQLLMLFDKFRSVLVVTSHEDPVISVFQSLLK; this is translated from the exons ATGAATGTGATTTATCAAATGAGAAAGCCCAG GTTTTCAGATGTCATCCTGGCAACAATTTTGGCTACCAAGTCAGATATGTGTGGCAAAAAGTTTGAATTGAAGATTGATAATGTTCGCTTTGTTGGCCATCCCACCTTGCTCCAGCATGCCCTTGGGCAG gtaTCCAAAACTGACCCCTCACCAAAGAGAGAGATGCCCACCATGATTCTGTTCAACGTGGTGTTTGCACTAAGG AGGCTGCTGGTGCTCCCGCAGGCCAACGCGGACCCGTCGGTGATCAGCTGCCTGCACAACCTGTCGCGCAGGATCGCCATCGTCCTGCAGCACGAGGAGCGCCGCTGCCAGTACCTGACCCGCGAGGCCAAGCTCATCCTGGCCATCCAGGACGAGGTGTCTGCCATGGCAGAGA CCACAGAAGGGCCCCAGTCACCTTTTCATCACATCCTACCCAAGTGCAAACTGGCCAGAGATCTCAAAGAGACATATGACAG TCTCTGCACAACAGGGGTGGTTCGTTTACACATCAACAACTGGCTGGAAGTGAGTTTCTGCCTTCCTCACAAAATCCACTATGTTGCCACCAACTTCATACCCCCAGAAGCAATTGAGAGAAGTCTGAAATCCATCAG GCCTTACCATGCCTTATTACTTTTAAATGATGAGAAGTCATTGCTTAATGAGCTCCCGTTGGACTGCTCTCCTGCCCTGGTGAGAGTAATTAAAACTACCTCTGCTGTGAAGAATTTGCAGCAACTGGCTCAAGATGCTGACTTGGCATTGCTGCAG GTTTTCCAGCTTGCAGCACATCTTGTTTACTGGGGCAAAGCAATTATTATTTATCCTCTTTGTGAAAACAATGTCTACATGCTTTCTCCAAATGCCAGTGTCTGCCT GTACTCTCCCCTGGCAGATGCCTTCTCCTGTCAGTTCCGGGGTCACAACCTGCCCTCCATGCTGGCCAAGTTCTCCCTCCCGGTGTCCCTGGCCGAGTTCAAGAACCCGCTGGCACCACCCATGCAAGAG ACCCAGCTGATCCAGATGGTGATCTGGATGCTGCAGCACCGGCTCCTGATCCAGCTGCACACCTACGTGTGCCTGATGGTGCCCCCGCAGGAGGAGGAGCTCCGAGCCCAGGACGAGGACGTGCCCTTCACTGCCAGGGTTGGGGGACGGAGTTTGAGCACCCCCAATGCTCTCAGCTTTGGCTCCCCAA CCAGCAGTGATGACATGACTCTGACAAGCCCTAGCATGGATAACTCCAGTGCTGAGCTGATACCTGGTGGGGACTCACCCCTAAATAAGAGGATGACAGAGAATCTCCTGGCAAGCCTGTTGGAGCACGAGAGGGAAGCCATCCTGAATGTCCCAGCTGCCCAAAATCCAGAGGATCTCCGCATGTTTGCAAG gctgctgcaCTACTTCCGAGGGCGGCACCACTTGGAGGAGATCATGTACAACGAGAACATGCGGCGCTCGCAGCTGCTGATGCTGTTCGACAAGTTCCGCAGCGTGCTGGTGGTCACCAGCCACGAGGACCCCGTCATCTCCGTCTTCCAGTCGCTCCTCAAGTGA